The following are encoded in a window of Gemmatimonadales bacterium genomic DNA:
- a CDS encoding c-type cytochrome — MFIYRILGTASALLMCAATSGHAQAETPTPLPAGVTPAMVAQGASIFKGQGMCSVCHGIDGKGGVGANLTDNVWLHSKGTYEEIVQQITTGVPQKESSNGVPMPPKGGSGINPDQVKAVAAYVWTLSHPGAK, encoded by the coding sequence ATGTTCATCTATCGTATCCTTGGTACCGCCAGTGCCCTCCTGATGTGTGCCGCAACCAGCGGGCACGCGCAGGCCGAGACGCCGACACCGCTCCCGGCCGGCGTCACCCCGGCCATGGTCGCCCAGGGCGCCTCAATCTTCAAGGGCCAGGGCATGTGTTCGGTCTGCCACGGGATCGACGGCAAGGGTGGCGTGGGTGCGAACCTGACGGACAACGTCTGGCTCCACTCCAAGGGCACGTACGAGGAAATTGTCCAGCAGATTACGACCGGCGTCCCGCAGAAAGAGTCCAGCAATGGCGTCCCCATGCCGCCGAAGGGTGGCAGCGGCATCAATCCGGACCAGGTGAAGGCGGTGGCGGCGTACGTGTGGACGCTGAGTCATCCGGGGGCGAAGTAG